The Terriglobus roseus sequence CGTTCACGGATAATTATGACTCGTACACCGTTCGCGGCGATGTGACGCTCACCTCCAAGCACTCCATGTTTGGCCGCTACGCCAACTACAATGCAAGCCAGGTAACGCCCACTGCAACGGGCAGCTCCACCTCAAACCCGCTGCTTGGTCGTAATGCTGTGCTGGGCGACACCTATCTCATCACTTCCAAGCTGGTGAACGAGGTCCGTCTTGGTTGGAATGAGTTCTACAACATCACGCTTGGCGTGCTGCAGAACTCCAGCACCAACTGGGCAGCCGTGGAAGGCCTCAGCAATGTGACAGCACTGAGCAGCCCACGGCAGAACGGTCGCGCTGGATACACGATTGCTGGATTTGGTAATGTAGGCGACGGCTCAGGTGACCAGGGCGGCCATGAAAACATCCTGAGTGTTGGTGACACGCTCTCCGACGTACTCGGCAAGCACACACTCAAGGTGGGCTTCCAGGGCCAGAATCGCCGACTGTGGCAGATTGCCGATAACAACTCTCGAGGGATTGCGACCTTCGATAACTGCACCCCGGCGACCTATGCGGCAGGCTACACGCCGACTGGTCCGAATGATCCAACCAACGTGACCTCAGTGGGCAACTGCCCTGTTGGAACGAAGACTTACGTTGTGAACGGAACGACTTACTTCTACAACAAGTTCCAAAACTACGCGCGAGGCATGTGCACCTCGGGCTGCAACGGCAACGCGGGCACAACCCTTGGCCACTATCGCGATAACACCTACGGTGCCTTCATCTCGGACACCTGGAACATCGGCCATGGCCTGACTGCCAACCTTGGTTTGCGTTGGGAGTACAACCAGCCTTTCCACGAGCAGAATCAGCTCGAGGGATCGCTTGATCCAGGTACGGGCCTCATTACCTTTACAAAAATACCGGCGGTCATCCCCGCTTCGTATCGTCCCTATATTGACTTCAGCCGCACTTATCAGCCGGGTATCATCCAGCCCTTCAAGAAGGGTTTCATGCCCCGCGTTGGTCTGGCGTATGAGGTACATCCCGGAACCGTCGTTCGCGCCGGCTATGGCATTTACTTCGACAACCTGAATACAAACGAACTGCAGTTCACCCGCTACGCTGCGCCGCTGTATTACCAGCAGTCGTTCAACAACCAGTTCGTTAACGGCGGCACTTACTTTAACAACGGCGTGCCGGTCAACCAGCCTTCGTTGTATCCGGATCCAACCACGTCCACGACCCTGCCCGCTCCGTTCTCCATCTTCCCGTTCAACAAGCAGCCGTTGACGCAGGAATGGAATGTCAGCCTGCAGCAGGATCTGGGGCATGGCGTCATTATGGAAATGGCTTACACGGGTAGCAACACGCACCACATGTGGAAGCGCTACGACCAGAACATGTACATCCAGTACCCGTTCCAGATCGCTTCGAATCTGACGACACGCCCGTTCGCGCAATTTGGTCCTGGCATCCTTACCAGCTCCACGTTAGGCTCCGCGAACTTCAACGGCGGTTCGATCAAACTCGAACAGCGGACGAAGAACGGTCTGTACTACCTGGGCAGCTACCAGTGGTCGAAGAACCTGGACAACATCTCGGGTGAGGCGGGTGCAAACGATTCGTCTTACGCGACGACGACGTCGTTCGATCACTCCTATTCCAACTTCGATGTCCGCAATCGTGCGGTCATCTCGGGTGGATACGAACTGCCGATGGGCAAGGGACACAAGATGTTCAGTGGCCCGGTTGGTACAGCGCTGGCCGGTGGCTGGAGCCTGCAGCCGGCGGTTCAATTGCGCACGGGGTATCCATTCAACATCGCTGGTTCAGGCTGTGCCTTCGCGAACTTCATCGCCTGCCGCGTCTACCTCGCTCCCGGCCGTACGGTTGCGAGTTCCTACAAGGCCAACCGTGGGATCAGCAACTGGTTCGACCCCACGGCCTATTCGCAGTCACCAACGGTGGCAACCTTCACCGGTACTCCCGGTGCCTATGTCTCCGCAGCCCGTCCCATCCCGAACCTTCAGGGTTGGGTGACGCGTAACACCGGTCGTGGCCCTGGCACTGTTTCGTTCGACCTCTCGGGCATCAAGAACTTCCGGATCCATGAGCGGTTCAACATGCAGTTCCGTGCTGAGGCGTACAACATCATCAACCACGGTATCTTTAACAATCCCTCGGGTGCTCTTGGCACGCCAACAGCGGTGGGCAGAATCACTGGAACCTCGTTGGATAACCGCAGCCTGCAGTTCGCCATCAAGGGGACCTTCTAACCAAAGTTGAACCCGCACCAAAGGTCGAAGAGCACGTTCGACTCTGCCGTGAAGAAGCCTGACGAACCCCGATCATGGGGCCGTCAGGCTTTCTTGTTTCGCATCATGCGACGGCTCCACTTCTGCAGCCTCAGTGTCGTATCGCATGTCGAAACGTTTCAATACTGGGAAAATCTGTTACTTCACTCCGCAGTGACTTCAAGTCTGCGGAACGCCGTCGTGCGTGTGCGGATTGATGCGTCTCAAAAAACGGGACAGTTGCTCATGCCACTTTTTACGCCGGTTTTCAACGATTGCTTGCTTATGGCATAATCCTCCGTCGCTGAGATCTTGCATTGCAATACCGCGAAAGAATGAATCGTCTCAATGATGATTCGGCAGTCGCGCAAGATCGAAATTCGGCGCCTCGCCTGCCTGCACACGAGCCGGAAACTACCGGGTTCGCCCTGCAATACAGGCGGTGTAGGTAAGGCTTCACATGAGGACGATTTTGGAGGCAACACCGATGTTTAAGAAACAAGCTCTCTCTCCCGGGAGTGCATGGCATGCAGCGGTACGCACCGCGCGCCGTTCATCCCTGGCAATCCTGATGGCTGCGGTGCCAGTTCTGGCACTCAACGTCGCAACCCCGTCCGCCTACGGCCAGGCCAGCTCCAGTTCAGACGCAGCCGGCAAGGTTACTGACCAGACCGGCGCCACCGTTCCCGGCGCTACGGT is a genomic window containing:
- a CDS encoding TonB-dependent receptor; its protein translation is MPLAAVGVLSPAAYGQASSSSDAAGKVTDITGAVVPGATVHVINNGTKAERTTQTNGSGEWSVPNIPPANYSVRVEKQGFKTSTIPSLDVQIGQTANGSMTLQVGGSTETVEVSTLPPQLQTQEATVGQVIDQKQINDLPLNGRNVLQLATLAPGVSPPQTGQTGAPAQTGTASNSRNLYITVDGGRGNSTNYVLDGTYVRSVRFNNMSLLPNTDTLQEFNLLRSTFSTEYGQGQAVVSMVTKSGTNSLHGSGYLFARNGIFDARNYFAPPSTGPKPDFHRYQFGGTFGGPIIKDKLFIFGGYEGQRSSRSTVNQALFPTQNELNGTWDATSSQALPSTPSQQYRTPIGYSKTNPAGLTVTNSVARALNPTYPVLTSDAATINGANNYALILPFTDNYDSYTVRGDVTLTSKHSMFGRYANYNASQVTPTATGSSTSNPLLGRNAVLGDTYLITSKLVNEVRLGWNEFYNITLGVLQNSSTNWAAVEGLSNVTALSSPRQNGRAGYTIAGFGNVGDGSGDQGGHENILSVGDTLSDVLGKHTLKVGFQGQNRRLWQIADNNSRGIATFDNCTPATYAAGYTPTGPNDPTNVTSVGNCPVGTKTYVVNGTTYFYNKFQNYARGMCTSGCNGNAGTTLGHYRDNTYGAFISDTWNIGHGLTANLGLRWEYNQPFHEQNQLEGSLDPGTGLITFTKIPAVIPASYRPYIDFSRTYQPGIIQPFKKGFMPRVGLAYEVHPGTVVRAGYGIYFDNLNTNELQFTRYAAPLYYQQSFNNQFVNGGTYFNNGVPVNQPSLYPDPTTSTTLPAPFSIFPFNKQPLTQEWNVSLQQDLGHGVIMEMAYTGSNTHHMWKRYDQNMYIQYPFQIASNLTTRPFAQFGPGILTSSTLGSANFNGGSIKLEQRTKNGLYYLGSYQWSKNLDNISGEAGANDSSYATTTSFDHSYSNFDVRNRAVISGGYELPMGKGHKMFSGPVGTALAGGWSLQPAVQLRTGYPFNIAGSGCAFANFIACRVYLAPGRTVASSYKANRGISNWFDPTAYSQSPTVATFTGTPGAYVSAARPIPNLQGWVTRNTGRGPGTVSFDLSGIKNFRIHERFNMQFRAEAYNIINHGIFNNPSGALGTPTAVGRITGTSLDNRSLQFAIKGTF